In Miscanthus floridulus cultivar M001 chromosome 5, ASM1932011v1, whole genome shotgun sequence, one genomic interval encodes:
- the LOC136455089 gene encoding uncharacterized protein, with amino-acid sequence MTYCEAGHLLFGACLDGGHCRKCDHATAFAHCGLELDLFVGDARVSCPFKSYGCGTSVAYHATAAYQDACAYAPCHCAVPGCPFTATTPRLRDHLAVDHAWPLDTLPAYGKALPLRVLIPTPASSESQLQ; translated from the exons ATGACCTAT TGCGAGGCCGGACACCTACTGTTCGGCGCCTGCCTTGACGGGGGCCACTGCCGCAAGTGCGACCACGCCACCGCCTTCGCGCACTGTGGGCTAGAGCTAGACCTGTTCGTCGGCGACGCCAGGGTGTCGTGCCCGTTCAAGTCCTACGGCTGCGGCACCTCCGTGGCGTACCACGCGACCGCCGCGTACCAGGACGCGTGCGCCTACGCGCCCTGCCACTGTGCAGTGCCCGGGTGCCCCTTCACTGCCACCACGCCGAGGCTCCGCgaccacctcgccgtcgaccacgccTGGCCCCTGGACACGCTCCCGGCCTATGGGAAGGCGCTCCCGCTCCGCGTCCTGATCCCAACGCCAGCGTCGTCGGAGTCACAGCTGCAGTAG
- the LOC136450422 gene encoding polynucleotide 3'-phosphatase ZDP-like isoform X1, whose amino-acid sequence MLVVPFSYLLIARNPIRLRLLLPLSAARVTRLAMSTTPPAAAATISVEYAKSGRSTCKGCSEAIASGALRLGASARDPRGFDATKWYHVSCLPSSSHPLGPIESIKGFDSIKDHDREELRELEKNHKRGNTAVSPLEEPSPMKARIQTSSPAEGVPDKNYKSDGNVADELNESNMKKEIAHSMEDSKEGADKDLEGVKVHCMGESEEGAEKNLEEAKKLPAGNRPIGPSISFSLSDIKKEYKDATLPAHWKVFDTVIFCEQEDGLHASSKIAAFDFDGCLAKTSVRRVGADQWSLQHKSILEKLQRLYNDGYKLVIFTNESNIERHKNKRQQAVDSKVGRLDNFIECVKAPIQVFIACGLGKGKNIPDDPYRKPNPGMWWLMAQHFNSGIEIDMDQSFYVGDAAGRDKDHSDADIKFAKAIGLKFHVPEEYFGC is encoded by the exons ATGCTCGTTGTCCCCTTCTCCTACCTCCTTATTGCGCGAAACCCCATCCGCCTCCGCCTTCTCCTCCCCCTCTCCGCTGCTCGCGTCACCCGTCTCGCCATGTCGAccacgccgccggcggcggcggctaccaTATCTGTCGAGTATGCCAAGTCCGGCCGCTCAACCTGCAAGGGGTGCAGCGAGGCCATCGCCTCCGGGGCGCTCCGCCTCGGCGCCTCTGCGCGCGACCCCCGTGGCTTCGACGCCACCAAGTGGTACCACGTCTCCTGCTTGCCCTCCTCGTCGCACCCGCTCGGCCCCATCGAGAGTATCAAGGGGTTCGACTCCATTAAG GACCATGATCGTGAGGAATTGCGAGAGCTAGAGAAG AATCATAAAAGAGGCAATACTGCAGTCAGCCCTTTGGAGGAACCAAGTCCAATGAAAGCAAGGATTCAGACGTCTTCCCCTGCGGAGGGGGTGCCAGATAAG AATTACAAGAGTGATGGAAATGTGGCTGATGAATTGAACGAGTCAaatatgaagaaagaaatt GCTCACAGCATGGAGGACTCAAAAGAAGGTGCTGACAAGGATCTGGAAGGAGTAAAG GTTCACTGCATGGGGGAGTCTGAAGAAGGTGCTGAAAAGAACCTGGAAGAAGCAAAG AAGTTACCTGCAGGGAACAGACCGATTGGTCCATCGATATCCTTTTCACTTTCTGATATCAAGAAAGAATACAAG GATGCTACCCTTCCTGCTCATTGGAAGGTTTTTGATACAGTTATCTTCTGTGAGCAG GAAGATGGCCTTCATGCTTCATCTAAGATTGCTGCATTTGATTTTGATGGATGCCTTGCCAAGACCAGTGTGAGGAG GGTTGGTGCAGACCAGTGGTCTTTACAGCATAAATCAATTCTAGAAAAACTGCAAAGACTGTACAATGATGGTTACAAGCTG GTCATATTCACCAATGAGTCAAACATTGAACGCCATAAAAACAAGCGGCAGCAAGCTGTTGACTCCAAAGTTGGTCGCCTTGATAACTTTATTGAATGTGTTAAAGCCCCTATTCAG GTTTTCATTGCTTGTGGTTTAGGGAAAGGAAAAAATATTCCAGATGATCCATACCGCAAACCAAATCCTGGAATGTGGTGGTTGATGGCTCAGCATTTCAATTCTGGAATCGAGATTGACATGGATCA ATCTTTCTATGTTGGTGATGCTGCTGGGAGAGATAAGGATCATAGTGATGCAGATATAAAATTTGCTAAG GCCATCGGTCTCAAGTTCCATGTTCCCGAGGAATACTTCGGTTGCTAG
- the LOC136450422 gene encoding polynucleotide 3'-phosphatase ZDP-like isoform X3: MLVVPFSYLLIARNPIRLRLLLPLSAARVTRLAMSTTPPAAAATISVEYAKSGRSTCKGCSEAIASGALRLGASARDPRGFDATKWYHVSCLPSSSHPLGPIESIKGFDSIKDHDREELRELEKNHKRGNTAVSPLEEPSPMKARIQTSSPAEGVPDKAHSMEDSKEGADKDLEGVKVHCMGESEEGAEKNLEEAKKLPAGNRPIGPSISFSLSDIKKEYKDATLPAHWKVFDTVIFCEQEDGLHASSKIAAFDFDGCLAKTSVRRVGADQWSLQHKSILEKLQRLYNDGYKLVIFTNESNIERHKNKRQQAVDSKVGRLDNFIECVKAPIQVFIACGLGKGKNIPDDPYRKPNPGMWWLMAQHFNSGIEIDMDQSFYVGDAAGRDKDHSDADIKFAKAIGLKFHVPEEYFGC; this comes from the exons ATGCTCGTTGTCCCCTTCTCCTACCTCCTTATTGCGCGAAACCCCATCCGCCTCCGCCTTCTCCTCCCCCTCTCCGCTGCTCGCGTCACCCGTCTCGCCATGTCGAccacgccgccggcggcggcggctaccaTATCTGTCGAGTATGCCAAGTCCGGCCGCTCAACCTGCAAGGGGTGCAGCGAGGCCATCGCCTCCGGGGCGCTCCGCCTCGGCGCCTCTGCGCGCGACCCCCGTGGCTTCGACGCCACCAAGTGGTACCACGTCTCCTGCTTGCCCTCCTCGTCGCACCCGCTCGGCCCCATCGAGAGTATCAAGGGGTTCGACTCCATTAAG GACCATGATCGTGAGGAATTGCGAGAGCTAGAGAAG AATCATAAAAGAGGCAATACTGCAGTCAGCCCTTTGGAGGAACCAAGTCCAATGAAAGCAAGGATTCAGACGTCTTCCCCTGCGGAGGGGGTGCCAGATAAG GCTCACAGCATGGAGGACTCAAAAGAAGGTGCTGACAAGGATCTGGAAGGAGTAAAG GTTCACTGCATGGGGGAGTCTGAAGAAGGTGCTGAAAAGAACCTGGAAGAAGCAAAG AAGTTACCTGCAGGGAACAGACCGATTGGTCCATCGATATCCTTTTCACTTTCTGATATCAAGAAAGAATACAAG GATGCTACCCTTCCTGCTCATTGGAAGGTTTTTGATACAGTTATCTTCTGTGAGCAG GAAGATGGCCTTCATGCTTCATCTAAGATTGCTGCATTTGATTTTGATGGATGCCTTGCCAAGACCAGTGTGAGGAG GGTTGGTGCAGACCAGTGGTCTTTACAGCATAAATCAATTCTAGAAAAACTGCAAAGACTGTACAATGATGGTTACAAGCTG GTCATATTCACCAATGAGTCAAACATTGAACGCCATAAAAACAAGCGGCAGCAAGCTGTTGACTCCAAAGTTGGTCGCCTTGATAACTTTATTGAATGTGTTAAAGCCCCTATTCAG GTTTTCATTGCTTGTGGTTTAGGGAAAGGAAAAAATATTCCAGATGATCCATACCGCAAACCAAATCCTGGAATGTGGTGGTTGATGGCTCAGCATTTCAATTCTGGAATCGAGATTGACATGGATCA ATCTTTCTATGTTGGTGATGCTGCTGGGAGAGATAAGGATCATAGTGATGCAGATATAAAATTTGCTAAG GCCATCGGTCTCAAGTTCCATGTTCCCGAGGAATACTTCGGTTGCTAG
- the LOC136450422 gene encoding polynucleotide 3'-phosphatase ZDP-like isoform X2 — MLVVPFSYLLIARNPIRLRLLLPLSAARVTRLAMSTTPPAAAATISVEYAKSGRSTCKGCSEAIASGALRLGASARDPRGFDATKWYHVSCLPSSSHPLGPIESIKGFDSIKDHDREELRELEKNHKRGNTAVSPLEEPSPMKARIQTSSPAEGVPDKNYKSDGNVADELNESNMKKEIAHSMEDSKEGADKDLEGVKVHCMGESEEGAEKNLEEAKLPAGNRPIGPSISFSLSDIKKEYKDATLPAHWKVFDTVIFCEQEDGLHASSKIAAFDFDGCLAKTSVRRVGADQWSLQHKSILEKLQRLYNDGYKLVIFTNESNIERHKNKRQQAVDSKVGRLDNFIECVKAPIQVFIACGLGKGKNIPDDPYRKPNPGMWWLMAQHFNSGIEIDMDQSFYVGDAAGRDKDHSDADIKFAKAIGLKFHVPEEYFGC, encoded by the exons ATGCTCGTTGTCCCCTTCTCCTACCTCCTTATTGCGCGAAACCCCATCCGCCTCCGCCTTCTCCTCCCCCTCTCCGCTGCTCGCGTCACCCGTCTCGCCATGTCGAccacgccgccggcggcggcggctaccaTATCTGTCGAGTATGCCAAGTCCGGCCGCTCAACCTGCAAGGGGTGCAGCGAGGCCATCGCCTCCGGGGCGCTCCGCCTCGGCGCCTCTGCGCGCGACCCCCGTGGCTTCGACGCCACCAAGTGGTACCACGTCTCCTGCTTGCCCTCCTCGTCGCACCCGCTCGGCCCCATCGAGAGTATCAAGGGGTTCGACTCCATTAAG GACCATGATCGTGAGGAATTGCGAGAGCTAGAGAAG AATCATAAAAGAGGCAATACTGCAGTCAGCCCTTTGGAGGAACCAAGTCCAATGAAAGCAAGGATTCAGACGTCTTCCCCTGCGGAGGGGGTGCCAGATAAG AATTACAAGAGTGATGGAAATGTGGCTGATGAATTGAACGAGTCAaatatgaagaaagaaatt GCTCACAGCATGGAGGACTCAAAAGAAGGTGCTGACAAGGATCTGGAAGGAGTAAAG GTTCACTGCATGGGGGAGTCTGAAGAAGGTGCTGAAAAGAACCTGGAAGAAGCAAAG TTACCTGCAGGGAACAGACCGATTGGTCCATCGATATCCTTTTCACTTTCTGATATCAAGAAAGAATACAAG GATGCTACCCTTCCTGCTCATTGGAAGGTTTTTGATACAGTTATCTTCTGTGAGCAG GAAGATGGCCTTCATGCTTCATCTAAGATTGCTGCATTTGATTTTGATGGATGCCTTGCCAAGACCAGTGTGAGGAG GGTTGGTGCAGACCAGTGGTCTTTACAGCATAAATCAATTCTAGAAAAACTGCAAAGACTGTACAATGATGGTTACAAGCTG GTCATATTCACCAATGAGTCAAACATTGAACGCCATAAAAACAAGCGGCAGCAAGCTGTTGACTCCAAAGTTGGTCGCCTTGATAACTTTATTGAATGTGTTAAAGCCCCTATTCAG GTTTTCATTGCTTGTGGTTTAGGGAAAGGAAAAAATATTCCAGATGATCCATACCGCAAACCAAATCCTGGAATGTGGTGGTTGATGGCTCAGCATTTCAATTCTGGAATCGAGATTGACATGGATCA ATCTTTCTATGTTGGTGATGCTGCTGGGAGAGATAAGGATCATAGTGATGCAGATATAAAATTTGCTAAG GCCATCGGTCTCAAGTTCCATGTTCCCGAGGAATACTTCGGTTGCTAG
- the LOC136450422 gene encoding polynucleotide 3'-phosphatase ZDP-like isoform X4 has product MLVVPFSYLLIARNPIRLRLLLPLSAARVTRLAMSTTPPAAAATISVEYAKSGRSTCKGCSEAIASGALRLGASARDPRGFDATKWYHVSCLPSSSHPLGPIESIKGFDSIKDHDREELRELEKNHKRGNTAVSPLEEPSPMKARIQTSSPAEGVPDKAHSMEDSKEGADKDLEGVKVHCMGESEEGAEKNLEEAKLPAGNRPIGPSISFSLSDIKKEYKDATLPAHWKVFDTVIFCEQEDGLHASSKIAAFDFDGCLAKTSVRRVGADQWSLQHKSILEKLQRLYNDGYKLVIFTNESNIERHKNKRQQAVDSKVGRLDNFIECVKAPIQVFIACGLGKGKNIPDDPYRKPNPGMWWLMAQHFNSGIEIDMDQSFYVGDAAGRDKDHSDADIKFAKAIGLKFHVPEEYFGC; this is encoded by the exons ATGCTCGTTGTCCCCTTCTCCTACCTCCTTATTGCGCGAAACCCCATCCGCCTCCGCCTTCTCCTCCCCCTCTCCGCTGCTCGCGTCACCCGTCTCGCCATGTCGAccacgccgccggcggcggcggctaccaTATCTGTCGAGTATGCCAAGTCCGGCCGCTCAACCTGCAAGGGGTGCAGCGAGGCCATCGCCTCCGGGGCGCTCCGCCTCGGCGCCTCTGCGCGCGACCCCCGTGGCTTCGACGCCACCAAGTGGTACCACGTCTCCTGCTTGCCCTCCTCGTCGCACCCGCTCGGCCCCATCGAGAGTATCAAGGGGTTCGACTCCATTAAG GACCATGATCGTGAGGAATTGCGAGAGCTAGAGAAG AATCATAAAAGAGGCAATACTGCAGTCAGCCCTTTGGAGGAACCAAGTCCAATGAAAGCAAGGATTCAGACGTCTTCCCCTGCGGAGGGGGTGCCAGATAAG GCTCACAGCATGGAGGACTCAAAAGAAGGTGCTGACAAGGATCTGGAAGGAGTAAAG GTTCACTGCATGGGGGAGTCTGAAGAAGGTGCTGAAAAGAACCTGGAAGAAGCAAAG TTACCTGCAGGGAACAGACCGATTGGTCCATCGATATCCTTTTCACTTTCTGATATCAAGAAAGAATACAAG GATGCTACCCTTCCTGCTCATTGGAAGGTTTTTGATACAGTTATCTTCTGTGAGCAG GAAGATGGCCTTCATGCTTCATCTAAGATTGCTGCATTTGATTTTGATGGATGCCTTGCCAAGACCAGTGTGAGGAG GGTTGGTGCAGACCAGTGGTCTTTACAGCATAAATCAATTCTAGAAAAACTGCAAAGACTGTACAATGATGGTTACAAGCTG GTCATATTCACCAATGAGTCAAACATTGAACGCCATAAAAACAAGCGGCAGCAAGCTGTTGACTCCAAAGTTGGTCGCCTTGATAACTTTATTGAATGTGTTAAAGCCCCTATTCAG GTTTTCATTGCTTGTGGTTTAGGGAAAGGAAAAAATATTCCAGATGATCCATACCGCAAACCAAATCCTGGAATGTGGTGGTTGATGGCTCAGCATTTCAATTCTGGAATCGAGATTGACATGGATCA ATCTTTCTATGTTGGTGATGCTGCTGGGAGAGATAAGGATCATAGTGATGCAGATATAAAATTTGCTAAG GCCATCGGTCTCAAGTTCCATGTTCCCGAGGAATACTTCGGTTGCTAG